The Eptesicus fuscus isolate TK198812 chromosome 17, DD_ASM_mEF_20220401, whole genome shotgun sequence genome has a window encoding:
- the RBP4 gene encoding retinol-binding protein 4, translating to MEWVWALVLLAALGSARAERDCRVSSFRVKENFDKARFAGTWYAMAKKDPEGLFLQDNIIAEFSVDESGQMSATAKGRVRLLNNWDVCADMVGTFTDTEDPAKFKMKYWGVASFLQRGNDDHWIIDTDYDTYAVQYSCRLLNFDGTCADSYSFVFARNPYGLPPEVQKIVRRRQEELCLGRQYRLIMHNGYCDGKSERNLL from the exons ATGGAGTGGGTGTGGGCACTCGTGCTGCTGGCTGCGCTGGGCAGCGCCCGGGCGGAGCGCGACTGCCGGGTGAGCAGCTTCCGAGTCAAGGAGAACTTCGACAAGGCTCGG TTCGCGGGGACCTGGTATGCCATGGCCAAGAAGGACCCCGAAGGCCTCTTTCTGCAGGACAACATCATCGCCGAGTTCTCCGTGGACGAGAGCGGCCAGATGAGCGCCACAGCCAAGGGCCGAGTCCGTCTGTTGAA TAACTGGGACGTGTGCGCAGACATGGTGGGCACCTTCACAGACACTGAGGACCCTGCCAAGTTCAAGATGAAGTACTGGGGTGTAGCGTCCTTTctccagagaggaa ACGATGACCACTGGATCATCGACACGGACTACGACACCTATGCCGTGCAGTACTCCTGCCGCCTCCTGAACTTCGATGGCACCTGTGCTGACAGCTACTCCTTCGTGTTTGCCCGCAACCCCTACGGCCTGCCTCCGGAAGTGCAGAAGATCGTGAGGCGGAGGCAGGAGGAGCTGTGCCTGGGCAGGCAGTATAGGCTGATTATGCACAATG GTTACTGTGATGGCAAATCAGAAAGAAACCTTTTGTAG